The window AAAATCCTTTAAGGAGTGCAGACAGTGGggtttctggtttctgtaactgcttctttgctggacatgggcattggcaggttgacccatacccccagtctgtttctacctttccttagtCGGGTAGGtatctgaagaggtgaggttcaaaACACATTGCTTTTAAGTccaagtgtaataggaagtaggtgaggagggtcttaagtaccctcctcacctacttcctattacacttccctcagtcactccaaagctaaccttatcaaaggactgcaaaagctgaataaggtacagactggcataatttaatgataactctttagtcactaccaggtcaaccccatcatctggggccctagtcagggagtcctaagattcccagatagacatgatggacctagacctcaaacagatccctctctccattgtttctggtcatcacCATCAGTTACAATGCAGTAGACCCCCtgtgtgggctcccataggactttGGCCCAatatggattaacaatggtagagaatattccatcctctgaaggataatataatatatattccccatttttcaatgatcctttcttcacttcctttctagttcacccctatacctatcactacttccttttttcatattctctctcagataagcaaaagcaTGCCTTGTTTCTTCTGGTGTTGTccaaattcacttccctttcatcgATGCTATTAAAACAAGAATCCTGGTGACCAATGCTTTGGATCCTGGTGGAacgggggtacagagccctctggcttACTTCCCCTGATTGTTTACcccccctctggaaatatggaccttTTTCTTTTGGGCGTGCAGAAATGGGCATTACCCAATTTACTAAATAGATTGCATTGTTATAAATTAACACATCATTTCACACATATGGATATTATAAAATATTGTTAACAGATACCTAAGTTAGGTCAAAAGTATTTAGTAAAAACTATTACTTGTATTGATTGGAAGCTTCCAATTAGAGATATTACTTTACTTATGAACATGtaaatagaaaaatgaatatgggggGAATCAAATTCATCACATCGAACTTCCCTGCTAAACGTCATATCTGACTCAAAAACAGCATTTTGGGGAGAAAGTTGCAGCTACAACTCTCACAAATTCAATGACATCCTGAAGCAGATTCTGTCACCATAGGTTTGTGTTGCAGTATATTAGttttcagaagttttttttttattaggaaaaAAGAGGCCAATAACCCTGTCACGAATCTGCTTGGTCTTAACTCCATACACCAGGGGATTGACTGTAGGAGGCACCAGGAGGTACAGATTTGCAAAAATTATATGGACACTTGGAGGTACCTTCTTGCCAAAGCGGTGAGTTAGAAAACTAAAGAGTGCAGGTGTGTAGGAGACAAGGATAGTGCAGACATGAGCGGCACAGGTACCCAGAGCTTTAGAGCGAGCATTCTGGGATGAGAGTCGGAAGACTGCCTGGAGAATTTTAATATAGGATACAGCTATGAGCACTAGATCCAGTACCATCACTGACAGGGCCACAGAGATCCCATAAACTCTGTTAATGAATGTGTTGGCACTAGCCAACTTCACCACAGCCATGTGCTCACAGTAGGTATGATTGATGATATATTTAGTGTAATATGGCAACCTTTTAATGAGAAAAGGGCAAGGCAAAACCATAAGAACAGCTCGGGCTACTCCAACCAGACCCATTTTAATGACTACTGGAGTAGTCAAGATGGTCGCATAGCGCAATGGGATGCAGATCGCTGCATAGCGGTCAAAGGCCATGGCCACCAGAAGAGCTGATTCAATTATGCAGACTGTGTGGATAAAATACATTTGTGCTAAGCAGAGATCAAAGTCCAACCTGTGAGCCTGACACCAGAAGATGCCAAGCATCCTGGGGGCTGTGGAAGAGACTAGAGCCATGTCATTGATGGCTAGCATGGAAAGGAAAAAGTACATAGGTTGGTGGAGGCTTGGCTCTAGTCTGATGGTAACAGTGATTACAGTGTTCCCCAGCAGGGCTAGGACAAACAGGAGGCAGACAGGAATGCCTATCCAGAAGTGATACTCTTCCAAACCAGGAATACCTACTAGGAAGAAAGATGAAATGTAGTGATGTGTAGTGTTGTCTGCCATGTTAAAACCAGAGGGTCTCCATGCTCACGAAGAGACCAGTCAAGGCACTTGTAGACACGTTCAGAGGACAGTTATTCTTCCATTGCTCTGTCTTGAGGAGTCCAGACATAGTCACTGATTGCTAACCTGAAAGGCATCAGACAACAATAAACACACTTAGtctcaaaatcttcatctgcaaatgAAAAGACAGAGTTAATTTATGTCTAATTTATTTTCCTAACTGATTTTTTTGTCCAGTGCTACCCTGAAATGTCTTATTTAATAATACAATAACCCTCTCATTGTATCAAATTCATTGCTGAATCCTTTTATTTTATACAATGTAAGATAAAATACAAATTGCTTTCCAAAGAAGTTGAGAGCACATTAAGACAACTGCATATATCAAAATGTAATAAATGTTTTTGACAATTTTGACTGATTTAATAGTGATGCTATTTGTaagtagcattaaatgacataaatcatagtaaagtcttgtatggtacagtaaaccctaaccatggattttcaaagtaagccaaattcccaaataacttggttataataataactatctgttgccatCTTAAACTCTaatacagcaaggaaccttcctcattctctataaaacccatatttctcccagtcctggaacctttgaggTTTGACTTGTTTTTCTTCAAGCTTCTCTTGATCAATACCATCTCATACTGcagctgatctcaaccaaatcaatgcaaccagtaccactttgACATATTTCATttgggactgtgtccagagatgccaagtgTGGGATGTCAATCTTTCAGCTCCATTATTCAGGTGAGATCtctcctagctcataagactacataataattattttaatgatgtGTTATCTACAGATATCCTAATTAACTAGTCAGGAATTCAGAATGGAACCTCTTATTTTACAACTAAGAGTAAagtttataaaaattataaatgtcTTGTCATCAAAGGAACTTTTTTGTTCTCATTGAGATATCaccactccaggtcaactttgTGATTGCCTAAATTTTGCTATTCTAGGGAttatagaaagagacaaagagagtaaGTCAATGCAGCTCTGAAGCTTTCCTCACAGGATACAGGATAGAACCTGGACTGCACACTGGGCAAAGTAGGCACATTATGCTGGTGAGGTGTTCCTCCAGTCCCATCAAAGGCAAATGTACTCCCATCATAGACTAACATCataggaaataagaaaatatgaaaacatCATAAGAAATCTGGGATGGGGGTGAAGGAGCAGCATAAAATTACTGTGTAACCAGTAAAAAAGCAATATTtcgtttttttttcatttcatgtcAAATGTTGTAAAGTCACCTCAAATAAGCATGTCAGTAGTAAGTCTAGTCACAAGTAAGTTCAGTTCTCCCACACTCCTCCATCTGATTACATCTGAGTTGCAACAGCCATCCAGCCATTACATTACACCATTTCAGAATTATTCTTGCTTGGTCTAGCTGTACATCTGTAATACAGTAAGCTATAAAGGCGCTTACTCGGTTAAAGATCTTACCGcgtgttttgttgtgttttcatTGTCATGTAATTTCCTGTTATCACGCAGCACACAGAGAGGAAGTTACAGAATTTCAACACTCGTGTAATAGACTCAGAATGAACTTTCAATAGTTCCATAGGTCTTTTCTATTCCTCATTTTCACAGACTTGTTATCTTGCTTTCAAGGCTTCTGACCCACAATCACAGAGTCTGATTATTGTTAGGTTTTGTATTTTCTTCATTTGTTCCAGCTGATTTCGTAGACTATACTATTTCAAAACTGTTTATGGGTATGGGCTTCTGTGGCAGACATCTCACAGGTTCTACCATATAAAAGTAAGATAGTGACCTAGTAAGAGTGTTAGTCATAATGGTG is drawn from Erinaceus europaeus unplaced genomic scaffold, mEriEur2.1 scaffold_1218, whole genome shotgun sequence and contains these coding sequences:
- the LOC103122864 gene encoding olfactory receptor 52P1-like, with the translated sequence MADNTTHHYISSFFLVGIPGLEEYHFWIGIPVCLLFVLALLGNTVITVTIRLEPSLHQPMYFFLSMLAINDMALVSSTAPRMLGIFWCQAHRLDFDLCLAQMYFIHTVCIIESALLVAMAFDRYAAICIPLRYATILTTPVVIKMGLVGVARAVLMVLPCPFLIKRLPYYTKYIINHTYCEHMAVVKLASANTFINRVYGISVALSVMVLDLVLIAVSYIKILQAVFRLSSQNARSKALGTCAAHVCTILVSYTPALFSFLTHRFGKKVPPSVHIIFANLYLLVPPTVNPLVYGVKTKQIRDRVIGLFFPNKKKTSEN